A region of Pan troglodytes isolate AG18354 chromosome 23, NHGRI_mPanTro3-v2.0_pri, whole genome shotgun sequence DNA encodes the following proteins:
- the LIMK2 gene encoding LIM domain kinase 2 isoform X4: protein MTGPFMVAGEFKYHPECFACMSCKVIIEDGDAYALVQHATLYCGKCHNEVVLAPMFERLSTESVQEQLPYSVTLISMPATTEGRRGFSVSVESACSNYATTVQVKEVNRMHISPNNRNAIHPGDRILEINGTPVRTLRVEEVEDAISQTSQTLQLLIEHDPVSQRLDQLRLEARLAPHMQNAGHPHALSTLDTKENLEGTLRRRSLRRSNSISKSPGPSSPKEPLLFSRDISRSESLRCSSSYSQQIFRPCDLIHGEVLGKGFFGQAIKVTHKATGKVMVMKELIRCDEETQKTFLTEVKVMRSLDHPNVLKFIGVLYKDKKLNLLTEYIEGGTLKDFLRSMDPFPWQQKVRFAKGIASGMAYLHSMCIIHRDLNSHNCLIKLDKTVVVADFGLSRLIVEERKRPPTEKATTKKRTLRKNDRKKRYTVVGNPYWMAPEMLNGKSYDETVDIFSFGIVLCEIIGQVYADPDCLPRTLDFGLNVKLFWEKFVPTDCPPAFFPLAAICCRLEPESRPAFSKLEDSFEALSLYLGELGIPLPAELEELDHTVSMQYGLTRDSPP, encoded by the exons TGGGAAGTGCCACAATGAGGTAGTGCTGGCACCCATGTTTGAGAGACTCTCCACAGAGTCTGTTCAGGAGCAGCTGCCCTACTCTGTCACGCTCATCTCCATGCCGGCCACCACTGAAGGCAGGCGGGGCTTCTCCGTGTCCGTGGAGAGTGCCTGCTCCAACTACGCCACCACTGTGCAAGTGAAAGA GGTCAACCGGATGCACATCAGTCCCAACAATCGCAATGCCATCCACCCTGGGGACCGCATCCTGGAGATCAATGGGACCCCCGTCCGCACACTTCGAGTGGAGGAG GTGGAGGATGCAATTAGCCAGACGAGCCAGACACTTCAGCTGTTGATTGAACATGACCCCGTCTCCCAACGCCTGGACCAGCTGCGGCTGGAGGCCCGGCTCGCTCCTCACATGCAGAATGCCGGACACCCCCACGCCCTCAGCACCCTGGACACCAAGGAGAATCTGGAGGGGACACTGAGGAGACGTTCCCTGAG GCGCAGTAACAGTATCTCCAAGTCCCCTGGCCCCAGCTCCCCAAAGGAGCCCCTGCTGTTCAGCCGTGACATCAGCCGCTCAGAATCCCTTCGTTGTTCCAGCAGCTATTCACAGCAGATCTTCCGGCCCTGTGACCTAATCCATGGGGAGGTCCTGGGGAAGGGCTTCTTTGGGCAGGCTATCAAG GTGACACACAAAGCTACGGGCAAAGTGATGGTCATGAAAGAGTTAATTCGATGTGATGAGGAGACCCAGAAAACTTTTCTGACTGAG gtgAAAGTGATGCGCAGCCTGGACCACCCCAATGTGCTCAAGTTCATTGGTGTGCTGTACAAGGATAAGAAGCTGAACCTGCTGACAGAGTACATTGAGGGGGGCACACTGAAGGACTTTCTGCGCAGTATG GATCCGTTCCCCTGGCAGCAGAAGGTCAGGTTTGCCAAAGGAATCGCCTCCGGAATG GCCTATTTGCACTCTATGTGCATCATCCACCGGGATCTGAACTCGCACAACTGCCTCATCAAGTTG GACAAGACTGTGGTGGTGGCAGACTTTGGGCTGTCACGGCTCATAGTGGAAGAGAGGAAAAGGCCCCCCACAGAGAAGGCCACCACCAAGAAACGCACCTTGCGCAAGAACGACCGCAAGAAGCGCTACACGGTGGTGGGAAACCCCTACTGGATGGCCCCTGAGATGCTGAACG GAAAGAGCTATGATGAGACGGTGGATATCTTCTCCTTTGGGATCGTTCTCTGTGAG ATCATTGGGCAGGTGTATGCAGATCCTGACTGCCTTCCCCGAACACTGGACTTTGGCCTCAACGTGAAGCTTTTCTGGGAGAAGTTTGTTCCCACAGATTGTCCCCCGGCCTTCTTCCCGCTGGCCGCCATCTGCTGCAGACTGGAGCCGGAGAGCAG ACCAGCATTCTCGAAACTGGAGGACTCCTTTGAGGCCCTCTCCCTATACCTGGGGGAGCTGGGCATCCCGCTGCCTGCAGAGCTGGAGGAGTTGGACCACACTGTGAGCATGCAGTACGGCCTGACGCGGGACTCACCTCCCTAG
- the LIMK2 gene encoding LIM domain kinase 2 isoform X5, with translation MSCKVIIEDGDAYALVQHATLYCGKCHNEVVLAPMFERLSTESVQEQLPYSVTLISMPATTEGRRGFSVSVESACSNYATTVQVKEVNRMHISPNNRNAIHPGDRILEINGTPVRTLRVEEVEDAISQTSQTLQLLIEHDPVSQRLDQLRLEARLAPHMQNAGHPHALSTLDTKENLEGTLRRRSLRRSNSISKSPGPSSPKEPLLFSRDISRSESLRCSSSYSQQIFRPCDLIHGEVLGKGFFGQAIKVTHKATGKVMVMKELIRCDEETQKTFLTEVKVMRSLDHPNVLKFIGVLYKDKKLNLLTEYIEGGTLKDFLRSMDPFPWQQKVRFAKGIASGMAYLHSMCIIHRDLNSHNCLIKLDKTVVVADFGLSRLIVEERKRPPTEKATTKKRTLRKNDRKKRYTVVGNPYWMAPEMLNGKSYDETVDIFSFGIVLCEIIGQVYADPDCLPRTLDFGLNVKLFWEKFVPTDCPPAFFPLAAICCRLEPESRPAFSKLEDSFEALSLYLGELGIPLPAELEELDHTVSMQYGLTRDSPP, from the exons TGGGAAGTGCCACAATGAGGTAGTGCTGGCACCCATGTTTGAGAGACTCTCCACAGAGTCTGTTCAGGAGCAGCTGCCCTACTCTGTCACGCTCATCTCCATGCCGGCCACCACTGAAGGCAGGCGGGGCTTCTCCGTGTCCGTGGAGAGTGCCTGCTCCAACTACGCCACCACTGTGCAAGTGAAAGA GGTCAACCGGATGCACATCAGTCCCAACAATCGCAATGCCATCCACCCTGGGGACCGCATCCTGGAGATCAATGGGACCCCCGTCCGCACACTTCGAGTGGAGGAG GTGGAGGATGCAATTAGCCAGACGAGCCAGACACTTCAGCTGTTGATTGAACATGACCCCGTCTCCCAACGCCTGGACCAGCTGCGGCTGGAGGCCCGGCTCGCTCCTCACATGCAGAATGCCGGACACCCCCACGCCCTCAGCACCCTGGACACCAAGGAGAATCTGGAGGGGACACTGAGGAGACGTTCCCTGAG GCGCAGTAACAGTATCTCCAAGTCCCCTGGCCCCAGCTCCCCAAAGGAGCCCCTGCTGTTCAGCCGTGACATCAGCCGCTCAGAATCCCTTCGTTGTTCCAGCAGCTATTCACAGCAGATCTTCCGGCCCTGTGACCTAATCCATGGGGAGGTCCTGGGGAAGGGCTTCTTTGGGCAGGCTATCAAG GTGACACACAAAGCTACGGGCAAAGTGATGGTCATGAAAGAGTTAATTCGATGTGATGAGGAGACCCAGAAAACTTTTCTGACTGAG gtgAAAGTGATGCGCAGCCTGGACCACCCCAATGTGCTCAAGTTCATTGGTGTGCTGTACAAGGATAAGAAGCTGAACCTGCTGACAGAGTACATTGAGGGGGGCACACTGAAGGACTTTCTGCGCAGTATG GATCCGTTCCCCTGGCAGCAGAAGGTCAGGTTTGCCAAAGGAATCGCCTCCGGAATG GCCTATTTGCACTCTATGTGCATCATCCACCGGGATCTGAACTCGCACAACTGCCTCATCAAGTTG GACAAGACTGTGGTGGTGGCAGACTTTGGGCTGTCACGGCTCATAGTGGAAGAGAGGAAAAGGCCCCCCACAGAGAAGGCCACCACCAAGAAACGCACCTTGCGCAAGAACGACCGCAAGAAGCGCTACACGGTGGTGGGAAACCCCTACTGGATGGCCCCTGAGATGCTGAACG GAAAGAGCTATGATGAGACGGTGGATATCTTCTCCTTTGGGATCGTTCTCTGTGAG ATCATTGGGCAGGTGTATGCAGATCCTGACTGCCTTCCCCGAACACTGGACTTTGGCCTCAACGTGAAGCTTTTCTGGGAGAAGTTTGTTCCCACAGATTGTCCCCCGGCCTTCTTCCCGCTGGCCGCCATCTGCTGCAGACTGGAGCCGGAGAGCAG ACCAGCATTCTCGAAACTGGAGGACTCCTTTGAGGCCCTCTCCCTATACCTGGGGGAGCTGGGCATCCCGCTGCCTGCAGAGCTGGAGGAGTTGGACCACACTGTGAGCATGCAGTACGGCCTGACGCGGGACTCACCTCCCTAG